A single Osmerus mordax isolate fOsmMor3 chromosome 7, fOsmMor3.pri, whole genome shotgun sequence DNA region contains:
- the LOC136945937 gene encoding nascent polypeptide-associated complex subunit alpha, muscle-specific form — translation MASMPDEAPWDVATYSKVLLLGAIAAASAFVVTIVIVLVCVGCQRKSKSKHPPENGEKGTSVNMSTLRHPKLNSMSKSDTRLHEINRLPCNGAPKNRPASMDLLLLHSRRSQSDLRPSHVRQLPQIPTSPQGGNKPGEGRNHTYTEVGLRNPSPTRCLDDGLYESVGVRDPDGDPKMPPAPPPTSANTPATLRAARSPMVQGNGARNANGNGHGNEISRGNGHGELNGTLNGRGRGKPPPTAVNGSPQSSLPSLAPQDPVTAEYASIRKVRKVDKATKKENNGGESDSQSSVGESPPALPPQLPRIQEISRKQLESFHLPSFPKEAVFIGNGEQYIWKPPEDDDIITLHPVPAHLGENGQGHLTTMEVSDTYSTVCKPLKKKAPPENNGAKTLPRCSGGDSGNGRGNGWAGSTGGALGRGRGAQTRSQEEPCYEPVGDRSWPVAESDPAYATIDSHRKRERAGTNNGVMSGSATLKPRKKPPQQAATGPPQGPPGPPAPPGPPPPSGPPPPPGPPPPPKRAHPRGENFYETISDVKQGASSSSTTTIFTFNDGMEMYVTGL, via the exons ATGGCCTCGATGCCCGACGAAGCCCCGTGGGACGTGGCCACCTACAGTAAGGTGCTCCTGCTCGGGGCCATCGCCGCTGCCTCGGCCTTCGTGGTCACCATCGTCATCGTCCTCGTCTGTGTGGGCTGCCAGAG gaaaagCAAGAGCAAGCACCCCCCAGAAAATGGAGAGAAGGGCACGTCTGTGAACATG aGTACCCTCCGTCATCCTAAGCTCAACTCTATGAGCAAGTCCGACACCAGGCTTCACGAGATCAATCGCCTGCCCTGCAATG GTGCTCCTAAGAACCGTCCGGCCAGTatggacctcctcctcctccacagtcgTCGTTCCCAGTCAGACCTCCGGCCCTCCCATGTGCGCCAGCTGCCCCagatccccacctccccccagggGGGCAACaagccaggggaggggaggaaccaCACCTACACTGAGGTGGGACTGCggaacccctcccccacccgttGCCTGGACGACGGGCTGTACGAGAGCGTAGGGGTCCGAGATCCGGATGGAGACCCCAAAatgcccccagcccctccccccacctcggCCAACACCCCTGCCACCCTGAGAGCAGCACGGAGCCCCATGGTCCAGGGCAACGGGGCCCGAAACGCCAATGGGAACGGCCATGGGAAT GAGATCAGCCGAGGGAATGGTCACGGAGAGCTGAACGGCACCTTGAatggcagaggcagagggaagCCTCCACCTACTGCCGTTAACGGCTCCCCCCAATCGTCCCTCCCCTCGCTGGCCCCCCAGGACCCGGTAACGGCAGAGTATGCTTCCATTCGGAAGGTCCGGAAG GTCGACAAGGCAACCAAGAAGGAGAACAATGGTGGAGAGTCAGACAGCCAATCAAGTGTTGGAGAatcaccccctgccctgcccccccaactCCCCCGCATCCAGGAGATTTCACGGAAACAGCTGGAGTCATTCCACCTGCCCTCCTTCCCCAAG GAGGCAGTGTTCATAGGTAACGGGGAGCAGTACATTTGGAAGCCCCCTGAggatgatgacatcatcaccctgcACCCAGTACCAGCACACCTAGGGGAAAATGGACAGGGCCACCTGACAACCATGGAG GTGTCAGACACCTACTCCACCGTGTGTAAACCCCTGAAGAAGAAGGCTCCCCCAGAGAACAATGGAGCCAAGACCCTGCCCCGCTGCTCTGGTGGGGACAGTGGCAACGGCAGGGGAAATGGCTGGGCGGGCTCTACTGGGGGAGCCCTGGGCCGAGGCCGGGGGGCCCAGACCCGCTCCCAGGAGGAACCCTGCTATGAGCCGGTGGGTGACAGGTCCTGGCCAGTGGCAGAGTCCGATCCTGCGTATGCTACTATCGACTCCCACCGGAAACGTGAGAGGGCGGGAACCAACAATGGCGTGATGAGCGGAAGCGCCACGCTAAAGCCCAGGAAGAAGCCCCCTCAGCAGGCAGCAACGGGGCCTCCTCAGGGCCCCCCCGGCCCGCCGGCCCCCCCAGGCCCACCGCCCCCCTCAGGCCCACCGCCACCCCCAGGcccaccgccccccccaaaAAGAGCCCATCCTAGAGGGGAGAACTTTTATGAGACCATCAGTGATGTGAAACAGGGagccagcagctccagcaccaccaccatctTTACCTTCAACGATGGGATGGAGATGTATGTCACTGGCCTGTAG